A part of Hydrogenobacter sp. T-8 genomic DNA contains:
- the rplI gene encoding 50S ribosomal protein L9, translated as MKVVLIKDLEGYGVFGDVISVKDGFARNYLIPRGIALPATEGNLNHVNNILSQRARKLQREKEKAQALAKKLEGLMLEIVRQVGEKGKLFGSVTSQDIAQALQEKGFDVDRKKVMLKNPIRDVGIYTVTLKLHPEVSVDIKVDVKPAE; from the coding sequence ATGAAAGTGGTGCTTATAAAGGACCTTGAGGGTTATGGAGTCTTTGGAGATGTTATAAGTGTTAAGGATGGTTTTGCCAGAAACTATCTTATACCCAGAGGAATAGCCCTCCCAGCTACGGAGGGAAACCTAAACCATGTGAATAACATCCTCTCACAGAGGGCAAGAAAGCTCCAAAGGGAAAAGGAAAAGGCACAAGCTCTTGCGAAGAAACTGGAAGGTCTTATGTTGGAAATTGTCAGACAGGTGGGTGAAAAAGGAAAACTCTTTGGTTCTGTCACCTCCCAAGACATAGCTCAAGCCCTACAGGAAAAGGGTTTTGATGTAGACAGGAAAAAGGTTATGCTCAAGAATCCCATAAGGGATGTGGGTATATACACAGTCACCCTAAAGCTCCACCCAGAAGTCAGTGTGGACATAAAGGTAGATGTAAAACCGGCGGAATAG
- the rpsR gene encoding 30S ribosomal protein S18 → MIKRSAKKSCPFCDAKKDPSYKNYEELRRFLTERGKIIGRRQTGVCAKHQRMLAREIKRARQLALLPYLVA, encoded by the coding sequence ATGATCAAAAGGTCAGCAAAGAAGAGCTGTCCCTTCTGTGATGCGAAAAAAGACCCAAGCTATAAAAACTACGAAGAGCTAAGAAGGTTTCTCACAGAAAGGGGCAAGATAATAGGCAGAAGGCAAACAGGTGTATGTGCAAAGCATCAGAGAATGCTTGCCAGAGAGATAAAGAGGGCAAGACAGCTTGCTCTACTGCCATATCTTGTAGCATGA
- the ssb gene encoding single-stranded DNA-binding protein, whose amino-acid sequence MLNRVIIIGRLVRDPVMRYSSSGNQMVEFPIAYNRRYMVGEVWKEESHFFEVKAYGKLAESLVSRVSKGYTVVIEGRLTQDRWTDREGKAQSKIRIVAESVRIINKPKIEEPIEELPLREEDIPEENMEKPFSSEDDEIPF is encoded by the coding sequence TTGCTCAATAGGGTTATTATCATAGGAAGGTTAGTAAGAGACCCAGTTATGAGGTATAGCTCCTCGGGCAATCAGATGGTGGAGTTTCCCATTGCATACAACAGGAGATACATGGTAGGTGAGGTGTGGAAAGAAGAAAGTCATTTTTTTGAGGTCAAGGCTTACGGTAAACTTGCGGAAAGCCTCGTAAGTCGTGTATCAAAGGGCTACACGGTGGTGATAGAAGGTAGGCTTACTCAGGACAGATGGACGGATAGAGAGGGTAAAGCACAGAGCAAGATAAGAATTGTGGCTGAAAGTGTAAGGATAATAAACAAACCTAAGATAGAAGAACCTATAGAAGAGTTGCCGCTTAGAGAGGAAGATATACCCGAGGAAAACATGGAAAAACCCTTTAGTTCAGAAGATGATGAAATACCCTTTTAA
- the rpsF gene encoding 30S ribosomal protein S6, producing the protein MARRYYKTVRNYESVLVFKPTLTEDEVQRRLQEMKDFIQKKGGEVLNTTDWGTKQLAYPIQGFNHGRYFILHIRSEQPQLPNELDFYCKISEDIIRWLNIQVKTQEGEKVAQ; encoded by the coding sequence ATGGCAAGAAGGTATTATAAGACAGTAAGGAACTACGAGAGCGTTTTGGTTTTCAAACCCACTCTCACGGAGGATGAGGTTCAAAGAAGGCTTCAGGAAATGAAAGACTTCATCCAAAAGAAGGGTGGAGAGGTCTTAAACACGACAGACTGGGGCACAAAACAGCTTGCATACCCTATACAAGGCTTTAACCACGGCAGATACTTCATACTACACATAAGGTCTGAACAGCCACAGCTTCCCAACGAGCTTGATTTTTACTGCAAGATAAGTGAAGATATAATACGTTGGTTAAACATACAGGTAAAGACTCAAGAAGGAGAGAAGGTTGCTCAATAG
- the rbfA gene encoding 30S ribosome-binding factor RbfA codes for MDIKRARLEKLLMEEIANLIPRELKDPRLADVVITHVELSQDMRRANVYFTTLQEGKEKEAESALKHASSYIRAQLAKSLKIRRLPELDFLFDKELKRMEKIWQKL; via the coding sequence ATGGATATAAAAAGGGCAAGATTAGAAAAATTGCTTATGGAGGAGATAGCGAACCTTATACCACGAGAGCTGAAAGACCCAAGGCTTGCGGATGTGGTGATAACTCATGTAGAGCTTTCACAAGATATGAGGAGGGCAAATGTCTACTTCACCACCCTTCAGGAAGGTAAGGAAAAGGAAGCAGAATCCGCCCTCAAGCACGCCAGCTCCTATATAAGGGCTCAACTTGCAAAGAGCCTTAAGATAAGGAGACTTCCAGAGCTTGACTTCCTTTTTGATAAGGAACTCAAAAGAATGGAAAAGATATGGCAGAAGCTCTGA
- a CDS encoding DEAD/DEAH box helicase, whose amino-acid sequence MAEALTAYLLKESLYSVNPPSGELLYFTNQDNEVKSEELLRAVEVDPKIPYPLLNPLQTLFHRLYKGGNALVASPTSSGKSLIAYLFMKNFEGRVVYTAPTKALVKEKAVEFRTYYGKSVELRTGDSVLESYKDVRAKLVVSTYEHLAYAYRNSAEWLQEVEAVVIDEVHQISKRWMLEEIITACKRKRLPMLCLSATLSGLEELSEWIGASVVIESAWRPVPLYREVISLTQFKPIRKGLEGEDLTAGRLLSALFSLRKQGEQVILFVPKKSLGWKVLELAKEEKIGIMNQTLPFEVEEEREPEIAFHNADIPKEEREEIEKAFRRGELQTLIATQTLAYGVNLPADRVIILTKFFRRDGRLKSIPDSLDILQMEGRAGRLGIREEGYSNLLVYGARDKDLQRELDTALEKPFTTAVMEDSGDTALSFFLLLAHMYEGENYEDYLKNTYSFKKVSRERISRIEKFLRTHGYLEGYSPSQKGLFCIRTGIPPLSFEEFLRRRGLSLDPISTIRPLLHMKKFDGLYSFLKSIESFLEDLKVIRGMLLPCGEECFEDNTDQLLFYVEGLTVRYPNIKNPPGEFSYLGTDALHLLRTLIGINRHGFYRFSSIELLQIAHALKYGIKPEYSSIAGIKGIGHIRANIIKEVLKELNLEPPQIGVPVENFLEMVKREDFWELLLEKLAKYRKLNPDRAKEELQRIRKTFQNNRRGYMVDDKIILAYNLFLEGAVALKKTKRELIEVIR is encoded by the coding sequence ATGGCAGAAGCTCTGACCGCCTATCTTCTCAAAGAGAGTTTATATAGTGTTAATCCACCTTCTGGAGAGCTCCTGTATTTTACAAACCAAGACAATGAGGTAAAGTCTGAAGAACTCTTAAGAGCGGTTGAGGTAGACCCAAAGATACCCTATCCTCTCTTGAACCCTCTTCAGACCCTCTTTCATAGGCTCTACAAGGGTGGCAATGCCCTTGTAGCTTCCCCCACTTCCTCTGGCAAAAGCCTTATAGCATACCTTTTCATGAAAAACTTTGAGGGAAGGGTAGTATATACTGCACCTACGAAGGCACTTGTTAAGGAAAAAGCAGTGGAGTTTAGGACCTACTATGGGAAAAGTGTAGAGTTGAGAACTGGTGATAGCGTGTTGGAAAGCTACAAAGATGTGAGGGCAAAGCTGGTTGTTAGCACATATGAACACCTTGCTTATGCCTATAGAAACTCTGCGGAGTGGCTACAAGAGGTGGAAGCGGTCGTAATAGACGAAGTCCATCAAATTAGTAAAAGGTGGATGTTAGAAGAGATAATAACCGCCTGCAAAAGAAAACGCTTGCCTATGCTATGTCTTTCTGCAACACTTTCAGGCTTGGAAGAACTATCTGAGTGGATAGGTGCAAGTGTTGTCATAGAAAGTGCATGGAGACCTGTCCCACTCTACAGAGAGGTGATAAGTCTTACCCAGTTCAAGCCCATAAGGAAAGGGCTGGAGGGTGAAGATCTTACAGCTGGAAGGCTTCTGTCCGCCCTATTTTCCCTAAGAAAACAGGGAGAGCAGGTTATACTCTTTGTCCCTAAAAAGAGCTTGGGCTGGAAGGTGCTTGAGTTGGCAAAGGAAGAAAAAATAGGCATAATGAACCAGACTCTACCCTTTGAAGTTGAGGAGGAAAGAGAGCCAGAGATAGCTTTCCATAATGCGGACATACCAAAGGAGGAAAGAGAGGAAATAGAGAAGGCTTTTAGAAGAGGAGAGCTTCAGACCCTTATAGCTACCCAAACCCTTGCTTACGGTGTAAACCTTCCTGCGGACAGAGTCATTATTCTAACCAAGTTTTTCAGAAGGGACGGAAGGCTAAAGAGCATACCTGACAGTCTTGACATACTCCAAATGGAAGGAAGGGCTGGGAGGCTCGGAATAAGGGAAGAAGGCTATTCAAACCTCTTGGTTTATGGTGCAAGAGATAAGGACCTTCAAAGGGAGCTTGATACCGCCCTTGAAAAACCCTTTACCACCGCAGTAATGGAAGATTCTGGAGATACTGCCTTGAGCTTTTTCCTATTACTCGCCCACATGTATGAAGGTGAAAATTACGAAGACTATCTAAAGAACACCTACTCTTTCAAAAAGGTTAGCAGGGAAAGGATAAGCAGGATTGAAAAGTTTCTGAGAACTCATGGCTATTTGGAAGGCTATAGCCCCAGTCAAAAGGGACTATTTTGTATAAGAACCGGTATACCACCCCTTAGCTTTGAGGAGTTTCTTAGAAGAAGAGGACTAAGCCTTGACCCAATAAGCACCATAAGACCCCTTTTACATATGAAAAAGTTTGACGGACTTTACAGCTTTCTTAAGTCCATAGAGAGCTTTTTAGAAGACTTAAAGGTAATAAGAGGCATGCTTTTGCCTTGCGGAGAGGAATGTTTTGAAGACAACACAGACCAACTTCTTTTCTATGTGGAAGGTTTGACTGTAAGGTATCCCAACATAAAAAACCCACCTGGTGAGTTTTCTTACCTTGGCACAGATGCTCTGCATCTTCTGAGAACCCTTATAGGGATAAACAGACATGGATTTTATAGGTTTTCAAGTATTGAATTGCTTCAGATAGCTCACGCTTTGAAGTATGGCATAAAACCAGAATATTCAAGCATTGCAGGCATAAAGGGAATAGGTCATATAAGGGCTAATATAATCAAGGAAGTTCTCAAAGAGCTTAACTTAGAACCACCACAGATAGGTGTGCCAGTAGAAAACTTCTTGGAGATGGTCAAAAGGGAGGACTTTTGGGAGCTGTTGCTTGAGAAGTTAGCAAAATACAGGAAACTAAACCCAGATAGGGCTAAAGAAGAACTTCAAAGGATAAGGAAGACCTTTCAAAATAACCGTAGAGGCTATATGGTGGACGATAAGATAATACTTGCATACAACCTATTTTTGGAAGGTGCGGTAGCACTCAAAAAGACCAAGCGAGAGTTAATAGAAGTTATAAGATAG
- a CDS encoding DUF4416 family protein: MELAKPVMAILYREEELLEDFLLNLKVERVSQSFYFEGLQRYYGKEMGERLFKRFLTLKGFMKKEELVDFKLWAMNMERKYALDSKRRLNIDPGYVDESHLVLASSKKRGGRLYLGKGVYGEMEYLFVYGHFRPLYWTYGDYRDKRVKAFFESVRGDFLEQLNLARQSEELVVYRFTQDKLYEEIKTW, from the coding sequence ATGGAGCTTGCAAAACCCGTAATGGCTATACTATACAGGGAAGAAGAATTGTTGGAAGACTTCCTTTTAAACCTTAAAGTGGAGAGAGTTTCTCAGAGCTTTTACTTTGAAGGCTTGCAAAGATACTATGGCAAGGAGATGGGAGAGAGACTCTTCAAGAGATTTCTAACTCTTAAGGGCTTTATGAAAAAAGAGGAGCTTGTGGACTTCAAACTTTGGGCTATGAATATGGAGAGAAAATATGCTCTGGACTCTAAAAGAAGGCTCAACATAGACCCAGGTTATGTGGATGAAAGCCATCTTGTGCTTGCATCTTCCAAAAAAAGAGGTGGCAGGCTTTATTTAGGAAAGGGGGTGTATGGAGAAATGGAATATCTCTTTGTATATGGTCACTTTAGACCGCTGTATTGGACCTATGGAGATTACAGGGACAAAAGGGTTAAAGCCTTCTTTGAAAGCGTAAGGGGAGACTTTCTTGAGCAGTTAAACCTTGCAAGGCAGAGTGAGGAGCTTGTAGTCTATAGGTTCACCCAAGATAAGCTCTATGAGGAAATTAAGACTTGGTGA
- the murI gene encoding glutamate racemase, translating into MKIGVFDSGVGGLTVLKALRDKYPEIDFVYLGDTARVPYGNKSAQTVIRYSLEGAEFLLSEGVEMIIIACNTASSYALDVLRENFSIPVFGVIEPGVKHALDTTKNRRVGVIGTKATVSSDAYGRLLRSKGIEVFQKACPLFVPLVEEGILNGDIAQRVVEYYLTELKDKDIDTLILACTHYPLLRTVIEKFMGESVKVIDSAESTALEIMPFVERSGFSSLSLYFTDHSPSLNFLIELILGEPIDYKLLTLPCKV; encoded by the coding sequence ATGAAAATAGGTGTCTTTGATTCAGGTGTTGGTGGGCTTACTGTCCTAAAGGCTCTTAGAGATAAGTATCCAGAGATTGACTTTGTTTACCTTGGAGATACCGCAAGGGTGCCCTACGGCAACAAATCCGCACAAACGGTTATAAGATACAGCTTAGAGGGTGCAGAGTTTTTGCTTTCTGAAGGCGTGGAGATGATTATAATTGCCTGCAATACCGCAAGCTCCTATGCTTTGGATGTTCTGCGAGAGAATTTCTCAATTCCAGTTTTTGGAGTTATAGAGCCGGGGGTCAAGCATGCACTTGATACTACAAAAAATAGAAGGGTTGGAGTTATAGGAACAAAGGCTACTGTGTCAAGTGATGCCTATGGTAGGCTTTTGAGGTCTAAGGGTATTGAGGTTTTTCAAAAGGCTTGCCCTCTCTTTGTCCCTTTGGTGGAAGAAGGAATCCTCAATGGCGATATAGCCCAAAGGGTAGTGGAATACTACCTTACGGAGCTAAAGGATAAAGATATAGATACTCTTATACTTGCCTGCACTCACTATCCACTGCTCAGAACAGTTATAGAAAAGTTCATGGGTGAATCTGTCAAAGTGATAGATTCTGCGGAAAGCACCGCACTTGAGATAATGCCCTTTGTGGAAAGGTCTGGCTTCTCAAGCCTTAGCCTATACTTTACCGACCACTCACCAAGTCTTAATTTCCTCATAGAGCTTATCTTGGGTGAACCTATAGACTACAAGCTCCTCACTCTGCCTTGCAAGGTTTAA
- a CDS encoding c-type cytochrome: MKRVALTLAVVIGLAGASFASEQLAKQKGCMACHDLKAKKVGPAFADVAKKYAGRADAVDYLAGKIKKGGSGVWGSVPMPPQNVSDAEAKQLAQWVMSVK, translated from the coding sequence ATGAAGAGAGTAGCCTTAACTTTGGCGGTGGTGATAGGTCTCGCAGGAGCGTCCTTTGCCAGTGAACAGCTCGCAAAACAAAAAGGCTGTATGGCATGCCACGACCTCAAGGCAAAGAAGGTAGGACCTGCTTTTGCGGACGTAGCTAAGAAGTATGCAGGCAGGGCGGACGCTGTAGATTACTTGGCAGGCAAGATTAAGAAGGGTGGTTCTGGTGTTTGGGGTTCTGTTCCTATGCCACCTCAAAACGTCTCTGACGCAGAGGCAAAACAACTCGCACAGTGGGTAATGTCTGTAAAGTAA
- the ispG gene encoding flavodoxin-dependent (E)-4-hydroxy-3-methylbut-2-enyl-diphosphate synthase encodes MIARRKTRQIQVGSVKIGGDAPIVVQSMTSTKTHDIEATLEQIKRLAKAGCELVRVAVPHEEDVEALPDIVKNSPIPVIADIHFAPSYAFKSMEKGVHGIRINPGNIGKEEIVKEIVEEARKKGVAIRIGVNSGSLEKDLLDKYGYPCAEALFESAMRWSERFEKWGFYNFKVSIKGSDVLENIRANELFAQHTDIPLHIGITEAGMGLKGIVKSSVGIGILLYKGIGDTVRVSLTDDPEMEVETAYAILQSLGLRRRGIEIIACPTCGRIEVDLPKVVKEVEEKLKHIQKPLKVAIMGCVVNAIGEAREADIGLACGKGFAWLFKEGKPIKKVSEEEMARALLEEIENIRS; translated from the coding sequence ATGATTGCACGCAGGAAAACTCGTCAAATACAGGTAGGCTCTGTAAAAATAGGTGGTGATGCACCCATTGTGGTGCAGTCCATGACCTCTACAAAAACACATGACATAGAGGCAACCCTTGAGCAGATAAAAAGGCTTGCAAAGGCAGGCTGTGAGCTTGTGCGTGTAGCAGTACCACACGAAGAAGATGTGGAAGCTCTACCAGATATCGTAAAAAACTCCCCCATACCGGTGATAGCGGACATCCACTTTGCACCCTCTTACGCCTTCAAATCTATGGAGAAGGGTGTGCATGGCATTAGGATAAACCCTGGAAATATAGGGAAAGAGGAGATAGTAAAAGAAATAGTGGAGGAGGCAAGGAAAAAAGGCGTAGCCATACGCATAGGTGTAAACTCTGGCTCTCTTGAAAAGGACCTCTTGGACAAGTATGGCTATCCCTGTGCGGAGGCACTTTTTGAGAGTGCCATGCGTTGGTCTGAGAGGTTTGAAAAATGGGGCTTTTATAACTTTAAGGTCTCCATTAAGGGCTCTGACGTTTTGGAAAACATAAGGGCTAACGAGCTTTTCGCTCAACATACAGACATACCACTTCACATAGGCATAACAGAGGCAGGAATGGGTCTAAAGGGCATAGTCAAATCCTCTGTGGGTATAGGCATTCTCCTATATAAGGGCATAGGGGACACGGTCAGAGTTTCTCTAACTGACGACCCAGAGATGGAAGTAGAAACCGCCTACGCCATATTGCAGTCCCTTGGTCTAAGAAGGAGAGGCATAGAAATAATTGCCTGTCCTACCTGTGGAAGAATAGAGGTAGACCTGCCAAAGGTGGTAAAGGAGGTGGAAGAGAAGCTAAAGCACATACAAAAACCTCTAAAGGTTGCCATAATGGGCTGTGTGGTAAATGCCATAGGTGAGGCTCGTGAAGCGGATATAGGTCTTGCCTGTGGCAAGGGCTTTGCATGGCTCTTTAAAGAGGGCAAACCCATAAAAAAGGTAAGCGAAGAGGAGATGGCAAGGGCACTTCTTGAGGAGATAGAAAATATCCGGAGTTGA
- the nadA gene encoding quinolinate synthase NadA, which translates to MVQVELIKESELNSEDIKELQQEVRKLAKEKNAVILAHYYQRPEVQDIADFVGDSLELSRKASQTDADIIVFCGVRFMCETAKIVNPTKKVLHPNPESGCPMADMITAKDVLRLKEKHPDAEVVAYVNTNADVKAVSDVCVTSANAIKVVQKLSSKKIIFIPDQALGNWVKRHVPDKEFIIWQGFCPPHFEFTAREVQKLKELYPDAKVAVHPECHPKVIEIADFVGSTSQIINYATTCEADKVIVITEVGLKHTLMKKNPNKEYIFPESMNYCGTVYCCTMKGITLQKVYQTLKEEINEVVLPEEIIEKAKRPILRMLELS; encoded by the coding sequence ATGGTGCAAGTAGAACTCATAAAAGAAAGTGAGCTAAATAGTGAGGATATAAAAGAGCTTCAGCAAGAGGTCCGTAAGCTCGCAAAGGAGAAAAATGCGGTTATCCTTGCCCATTACTACCAAAGACCAGAGGTGCAGGACATTGCGGACTTTGTGGGAGACTCTTTGGAGCTTTCTCGTAAGGCAAGCCAAACGGATGCGGACATTATAGTCTTTTGTGGCGTGCGTTTTATGTGTGAGACCGCCAAGATAGTAAACCCCACTAAAAAAGTGCTTCATCCTAACCCAGAGTCTGGCTGTCCTATGGCGGATATGATAACCGCAAAGGATGTGCTAAGGCTAAAGGAAAAGCATCCAGACGCAGAAGTGGTTGCCTATGTAAACACCAATGCGGATGTAAAGGCGGTCTCTGACGTGTGCGTGACTTCCGCCAATGCCATTAAGGTGGTGCAAAAGCTCTCATCTAAAAAGATAATCTTTATCCCCGACCAAGCCCTTGGAAACTGGGTCAAAAGGCATGTGCCAGACAAGGAGTTTATCATATGGCAAGGCTTTTGCCCTCCACACTTTGAGTTTACCGCAAGAGAAGTTCAAAAACTAAAGGAGCTATATCCAGATGCCAAGGTAGCGGTGCACCCTGAATGCCATCCAAAGGTTATAGAAATTGCGGACTTTGTGGGCTCTACCTCTCAGATAATCAACTACGCCACCACCTGCGAAGCAGACAAAGTAATAGTTATCACAGAAGTAGGTCTAAAGCACACCCTTATGAAGAAAAATCCCAACAAAGAATATATATTCCCAGAGTCTATGAACTACTGCGGGACTGTTTACTGTTGCACCATGAAGGGCATAACTTTACAGAAGGTCTACCAAACCCTAAAGGAAGAGATAAACGAGGTGGTGCTACCAGAAGAGATAATTGAAAAGGCAAAGAGACCAATATTGAGGATGTTGGAGCTTTCATGA
- a CDS encoding DUF190 domain-containing protein — translation MEFVLVRIFLREDDKLEGKPAYRRLLELLKEYGVGGATVLKSIMGYGTTGELHYEGLEVLSYSLPVVVEFVEEEQKAMQAIERLLQKAKVGLITLERAVLWHSS, via the coding sequence ATGGAGTTTGTGCTTGTTCGTATATTTCTGAGGGAAGATGACAAACTTGAGGGCAAGCCAGCATACAGAAGACTGCTTGAGCTATTAAAGGAGTATGGAGTTGGTGGTGCTACAGTGCTTAAGTCCATAATGGGCTACGGGACCACTGGAGAGCTTCATTATGAGGGTCTTGAGGTGCTCTCATACAGCTTGCCTGTAGTGGTGGAGTTTGTAGAAGAAGAGCAAAAGGCTATGCAAGCCATAGAAAGGTTGCTTCAAAAAGCTAAGGTTGGTCTTATCACCCTTGAGAGGGCAGTCCTTTGGCATTCCTCTTAA
- the crcB gene encoding fluoride efflux transporter CrcB gives MAFLLTIAIGGAVGSVLRFLVSKFIQTRVGIEFPVGTLLVNLSSAFLIGFFFAFFVERLDLSPNLRALLITGFLGGYSTYSTLFYEAYYMFFNGEWLKALLYLLISNGLGLLFVAIGYGLGKML, from the coding sequence TTGGCATTCCTCTTAACCATAGCCATAGGTGGTGCGGTTGGTTCTGTTTTGAGATTTTTGGTTTCCAAGTTTATTCAAACAAGGGTAGGCATTGAGTTTCCCGTAGGCACACTCCTTGTTAATCTTTCCTCTGCCTTTTTGATAGGTTTTTTCTTTGCCTTTTTTGTTGAAAGGCTTGACCTTTCTCCGAACCTTAGGGCTTTGTTGATAACGGGTTTTCTTGGTGGATATTCTACTTATTCCACGCTCTTTTATGAAGCCTATTATATGTTTTTCAATGGAGAATGGCTGAAGGCACTGTTATATCTTTTAATAAGCAACGGATTAGGCTTGCTCTTTGTGGCTATTGGATATGGACTTGGTAAAATGTTATAG
- a CDS encoding DUF190 domain-containing protein yields MQCETALLVRMFFGEDDKYEGKPLYRYVVEFCKEKGVAGATVFRGILGYGKSSVIHKAGIFSLSSDLPIVVEIVDCEEKIQEILPELSKLVKDGIITLERVKVIKA; encoded by the coding sequence ATGCAGTGTGAAACCGCTCTCTTGGTTAGGATGTTTTTTGGCGAAGATGACAAGTATGAGGGAAAGCCTCTTTATAGGTATGTGGTAGAGTTTTGTAAAGAGAAAGGTGTTGCGGGGGCTACAGTCTTTAGAGGTATATTAGGCTATGGCAAGTCTTCTGTGATACACAAAGCAGGTATTTTTAGCCTATCTTCTGACCTTCCAATAGTAGTGGAGATAGTGGATTGTGAGGAAAAAATTCAAGAGATTTTGCCTGAGCTTTCAAAACTTGTGAAGGACGGCATAATAACCCTTGAAAGGGTGAAAGTAATCAAGGCTTAA
- a CDS encoding cbb3-type cytochrome c oxidase subunit I produces the protein MERLYESQKLALWYFWTAILLFGAQLLFGLLSAIQFINPDFLYGILNFMTNRMLHINAMVVWLLMGFIAGIYWFLPLETGREVVGIKLGKLAYFAFVGAVAVVVLVYLFKQFGSGDFFTLWFITEGREYIEAPRWADIGIVAVALIVAFNVIGTAVAARKITGIIGVLIVDLAFLFGLYLAGMFFTPNISVDQFWWWWVVHLWVEATWEVLVGVLMGWLLMHLLGTPRKIIEAWLYVEVMLVFGTGILGLGHHYYWIGTPEYWLGIGGFFSSLEPLPLVAMVIHAVYDAGVHKLKTVNRPALFWAFAQAFGNLFGAGVWGFMHTLPQINLFSHGTQMAAAHGHLAFFGAYVSANLALFYFALGKTRVKEGYILNGTPWKIAYIGMIIGIFGMVAALTVAGFAQTMIERATLGSTWEAFIQAQMHPWMEEAFKWRLLFGVIFFLSYVVLLYDLLTAGKRVEALKEAEVVG, from the coding sequence ATGGAAAGACTTTATGAATCTCAAAAGTTAGCTCTTTGGTATTTTTGGACCGCTATTCTCTTGTTCGGTGCCCAACTTCTCTTTGGTCTCCTATCCGCTATACAGTTCATAAACCCTGACTTTCTCTATGGAATTCTAAACTTTATGACCAATAGGATGCTCCATATAAACGCCATGGTAGTCTGGCTTCTCATGGGTTTCATAGCTGGCATATACTGGTTTCTACCTCTTGAAACAGGGAGGGAAGTAGTTGGTATAAAACTGGGTAAACTTGCCTACTTTGCCTTCGTGGGTGCAGTGGCGGTTGTTGTGCTTGTGTATCTTTTCAAACAGTTTGGCTCTGGAGACTTCTTTACCTTATGGTTCATAACTGAAGGAAGAGAATACATAGAAGCTCCGCGCTGGGCGGACATAGGCATAGTTGCAGTAGCCCTCATAGTTGCCTTTAATGTAATAGGCACAGCGGTTGCTGCAAGAAAAATAACTGGCATTATTGGCGTTCTTATAGTAGACCTTGCCTTTCTCTTTGGTCTTTATCTTGCTGGTATGTTCTTTACACCAAACATATCTGTTGACCAGTTTTGGTGGTGGTGGGTTGTTCATCTATGGGTGGAAGCTACTTGGGAGGTCCTTGTAGGTGTCTTAATGGGATGGCTTCTGATGCACCTTCTGGGCACGCCAAGAAAAATAATAGAGGCATGGCTGTATGTGGAAGTTATGTTGGTCTTTGGCACAGGTATATTGGGACTTGGACATCACTACTACTGGATTGGCACACCTGAATACTGGCTGGGGATTGGGGGATTTTTCTCTTCACTTGAACCTTTGCCTCTTGTTGCTATGGTTATACACGCAGTTTACGACGCCGGTGTTCACAAGCTGAAAACTGTAAATAGACCTGCACTCTTTTGGGCTTTCGCTCAGGCTTTTGGAAATCTATTTGGTGCAGGTGTATGGGGTTTTATGCATACCCTGCCCCAGATAAACCTTTTCAGCCATGGCACGCAGATGGCTGCAGCCCATGGACATCTTGCCTTCTTTGGAGCCTACGTTTCTGCAAACCTTGCCCTCTTCTACTTTGCTCTTGGTAAAACAAGGGTTAAAGAGGGATACATTCTCAACGGAACGCCGTGGAAAATCGCCTACATTGGCATGATTATAGGCATATTTGGTATGGTAGCCGCTTTAACTGTTGCGGGCTTTGCACAGACAATGATAGAGAGGGCAACTCTCGGAAGCACATGGGAAGCCTTTATACAGGCTCAGATGCATCCTTGGATGGAAGAAGCCTTTAAGTGGAGGCTTCTTTTTGGAGTTATTTTCTTCCTCTCTTATGTTGTCCTCCTCTATGACCTTTTGACTGCAGGCAAAAGAGTTGAAGCCCTTAAGGAGGCTGAAGTTGTTGGCTGA